The DNA sequence CTCGATTTCGAAGAGGTTCTCACCAGTGCGATTCGTGTAGTCGTAGTAGCGCGTCGCCCGGTCGTAGGCGTTCTGGAATTCAAGCACGGCCATGGGTCCGAAGCCGCTTTCGTCACGTAGTGAGCCGACGAAGGCGCTGTGCCCCAAGCCCAGCAATCGGTCGGTCTCCTGCACGAGGCATGCGTCCCGGGCATCGTCGGGAAGCGCCTCACAGCGGCTGATCATGCCATTGAGGTCGTCGCCCAGACTTTCGTAGAAGGCCAGCGTCGCCCGGCGGGCGCGCAGCCCCACCTCCGGCGGCGGCGGTGGACTCATCGAAGCCAGTGCCTCCTTTGCGAATTCGAGCTGCTTGAACGCCTCGACGGCGCCGAAAGAGTGGACGAGTTCCTGCCGCTCATCGCTGGTGAGCTCATCCGCCGGTTTTTCAGCCTTCTCTCGCACGTCATCCGTGATAAACTCGTCCTTCCAGTATTCCACGTACGCCCAGCGCCTCGGTACGTACGTGCGGTGAAACGCGAAGCGCGTCGTCGGGCCCTCCTCGCGGATTGTCAAAGTCGTCGGGAAGTTCAATTGAAGATCGGCATCCGGATCGTCGGCCGGGGCGAGCCGGTCCGGAAGCGGCGTGTCAGGAGGGAATACCTGCACGCCCGTTACGACGAGTTCCTTCTTGTTGTCGTCCACTTCGACGCGGTGCTCCACGCCCCAACCGGTCGCTTCCGACGGGTACGCATCAAATTGGTCAGGCTGGCCGCGCATTTCCAATTCGATGTTGACGGTCCCGTCCCGGGCGACCTGAATCTTCTCCTTCCGCCGCGGACAGCCGACGAGAAATGTCGCCGCCAGGGCGGGAATCAGGGTCATGCTCAACCATCGCGTATCGTTCACGTGGATGCCTCCTCGCAACTTGGAACTATTGCTTTTCGTTTCTACTCGCCGGACGCCCTGGGCATATACCTGGATGACGATCGAGGGCGGGGTTTGGACGACAACCTCACTCCGATTTCGGGGCAGGACGGCGGAAGAGACCGAGCGCCCGATGTTGATACGGACTGTTGGGAACCAACCGCATTTGTCGCACCGGACTTGCGGCGGCCTGTCGGACGCATATCCGGAAGAATATAATCAGCGGAGTTTTCCCGAAGGCAAACCATGAAGCTGTCCGTCACGTTTCTCAGGTGCTGCGCGCTGTCATTGCTGCTGGCGGTCGAGGGCGCTTCGTTGCCCTCGCCGGACATCGCAGCCCGGAGCAGCCGAGGGGCCCCGCAAGCTCTCTCTGTTCCCACCGATCCACCGGATATGGCCGCCGTTGATCCGCGCCCGGGTGGCTGCCCCGGCCGCATCGAGTTCCGCAAGCCGAAGTTCGCCGATTCCGAAGTTGGCGTTCCCGGCGGCCGCTATCTCCAATCGAACCTCGCGATTCCCGCTTTGGCTGCCGGGCGAACTGGCGAGTTTCCTTTCGCCGGCGTCACGAGCCTTCAAGCCCAGCACTGTCTGCTGACCGTATAGCCGACCCCTTTTCCCAAACTGGAATTCATTCCTTGGGTACGCGCCCTCGCAGCTTGCGGGAGGTGCATGTGCGGTCGCGATTGCGCAAGAGAGGTTGACGTGCGTCCGGGGAATCCAGGTGCACGTTCATGGATCATGGGAGTCAGTCAGATGAACACGAATACGAATGGGAACGGTTTCGATAGAACGTGGACGCAAGTCCGGGAGATGATCGAGTCCGGTCGGGTGGACGAGGCGCGGCATGTCCTGATGCGCCTGTCATCGCGCACGCCGCAGCTTCAGAACGCCCTGGGCGTGTGCTGGATGCGCCTGGGCGAATCGGCCAGGGCCTTGGAGCTGTACCGCGGAATGGTGCTTCACAACGGCGGTCTGGACATCCGGCCCGAGGCCCTGCCTTCGGCCAAGATCAACTTCGCCACGGCCCTGCTACTGTCCGGCAACGTGAGCGGATGTGAAGACGCTTTGGAATCAACGGGGATGGATGGTGAGGGTGTTGCTCGCCTGCGGGGGGCGATCGCCAATTGGCGGGCGAATCTCGGATTCGTCCGCCGCTGGCTGGTGAAGCTGTACGGGACGAACAATGAGAAAGTCGTCCTGAGTTTCCCGCCGGGAGAATTATAGTGGCGGACTCGCTGAGTCGTTGCGCGACGCGCGGAGGATGGCGACGAAGGCGGGCGGTGCCAGGCCTAATCGCTTGATGCCTTCGAGGCCCGCGCCAGGGCCCGACGAACGCTGGCCGGAGTCGGGATGAGCAGTGGCGTCACCCTCTCATACGGCGGGAATTCGCTTGGAAACCGCCGCAACAGAGCAGGGCGTTCGTTCACGAGGTGATTCAGCACGACCACGGCGGCGTACGCCGGAACCTGCAAGTACATGGACCAGAAAGCCCCGGCAAGTCCGGTGATGGCCATATAGAGAAACACGTCGCCGAGCCCCATCGGATTCCGACACAGGGCATAGACCCCGCCCGTCAGCAATGTCTGCGTCGGGCGTGAGAAGGACTCGCGTCCGGTCATGTCGAACGGGTGTCCGCGTCCGCGAGTGACTTGTGCGCGGATACTCGTGGTAATAAGCAAGAGTCCAAGGGAGGCGAACAGCAGGTAGCACGAGACTGCCATGACGCCGCTCCAGCCCACGGCGTCGAAGCCCGCTACTCGTGCAATCACCGCATCGGAGGTGACCAGGTAAGCGGGCACCAGCAAATAGAAGATCCCGATCGAGCCGGACCAACGCAGGATTTCGCCTCGATCCATAATCCTGTGGCTTCCCCATCTTCGAATCATGGGAACCCGACATTTTCCAAAGGACCTTCGCCCGGTCACGCTGCCAAGCCTCCTGTTCGTTATCGTACTCATTGCGAACCTCCGCCCAGGCTAAAAGCCTGCGGCTCGCTCGGGCCGATCGCCGCCCGTCAGCCGCATGTGCAGCAGCGGATAGGGCAGGCCGTTGCCGTCGAGTTCCGAGCGGCGTTCGACAACGAACCCGCAGGCCTCGTAGAACCGCCGCGCGCCCACGTTCTGCTCGTTGACGTCGAGAGTGAGCTGCGATCCGCAGATTGACATTGCGTGCTCGAGCAGCGCCCGGCCGCCGCCGCGGCGGAAGTGCTCCGGTGCGAGGAAGAGCGTGTCGATGTTGCTACCGGAAATGCCCATGAAGCCCATGATTGTGCCTTCATCATCGCACAGCACCCAGAATTCGTGCTCTGTGGAGAGAAGGTGCTCGCGAACCTTGGGAATGAACGACTGGATGTGCTCCTCGGAGACGAAGTCGTGCGTGGCCCGCACGGAGCGCAGCCAGATGTCGAAGAGGATGTCGCGGTCCTGTGGAACCGTACGGCGGATGGTCATGAATTCGAGGTCTTGGTTCCTTCTCCCTGGTCAGGTGCTTTCGCCGGGTTGGATTTCAGGTTCGCAATCTGTGGACTTACTCGGCAACTGGGTGCAGAACCTCCATTCCACAGTGCCCGGAAGGAACGGGCCTTTCACAACTTGGTGTGAAACTGAACCCAATTCTCGAGTTCGAAAGAACGAGGGCCGCGTAGTAGAAATGGGCATAAAGCGGTTCCAGCAGTCCACTCTTTCGGGCCCAGTCCGGAGATTCCGACAGTATCAGTCGTACTACGCCTCCTTCTGCGAGATTCCAGGTTCCCGATGCACATTGCCAGTCGCGGACGCGGCGGTCCCATTGGCAAGCGGTAGCGAAACCTCCGATGTCCAGCCTGAGTTGTGTTGGGTAGCTTGTGTCCGCGTAGCATCCGGCGCAGTCAGCCGGACGCGCATCGAGGAATCGGAGTTCTTGGGGAGGAACATCCCAATTCCCGGCTGAGACGACCGGCGAATCGCGCGGAGGTCCGTGTTGCCCTTCCTCCGACTCGAGAATCGTAATGGAGCGGTTGACACATCCCGAAGCCAAGAGCAAAACGATCGTTGCCAGCTTCAATTCGAGATTGGTCATAATTGATCAGCTCTGATACACCTCATGCTTCGGCCGGGCGGAGAGAATTTCCTCTTTCCCCCAGTTGGCGACGTTGCGGAACGTCTCCGAGCCGACAAAGGCGTCGAAGGCCTCCTTCTTCGACCACTGCGACATGATGAGGTAGTGGAAGGGATCGTCCACCTGGCGGAACATGAGCGACTCCGTGTGGCCTTCCATGTTGCGCATGGCGTGCACGACCTTGCGGAAGGCCTCCTCGAAGACGGCTTCCTTGCCGGGGCGGACTTTGTAGTTCATGCCGATGGTGACCACGCGATACCCTCCAGCGCCTGATGGAAACCGGGGCGCGGAGCGTCAGGCCGGCGCCGCCGCGCCGATGCGCGTCTCTGTCTCGCGGCGAATTTGAATGACCGCCGCGCCGCAACAAACGAATGCGATTATACTGGAAGCCGTTCGGCATGCGAACGAGATGCCGGGTGGGTGGCAGACGAATTCGGGAGCCGCTTCGCCGTCACGGGCACGTACCCCGTGGCCCATATTGCACATTCGGGCCTGAATTCCGGCCTTCGCCGGGATGATGAATGCCGTCACGGTTCCGGACGCTCTTCGGCGCAGGAGAATATCAAACATGACGCACGCGGCACCTCAGGACCTGTTTCGCCATGCGGAGGCCTACGACCGTTCGATCAACTGGAAGGCGCGGCTCGACCGGGAGATGCCGTTACTGAGCGACATCCTCGGACCTCCGGGGCTGGGGGGCGTGCTCGACGCCGGATGCGGGACCGGCCGCCATGCCGTGGCGCTCGCCGGCGCCGGATACCGCGTCACCGGTGCGGACGCCAGCCCGGCGATGCTCGAGGAAGCCCGCAAGCATGCGGAAGCAAACGGTGAGAGGGTTACCTGGCGCGAAAGCACTTACGCCGAATTGTCTGAACGCTGTGGCGGGGGGTTCGACGGGATCATCTGCGTGGGCAACAGTCTCTCAGCCGCGGGAACGCGAGGAGCGTGTGTTGAAGCCGTCGAGCAATTCTCCAAGTGTCTCCGTGTCGGCGGCCGATTGTTCGTGCAGATCTTGAACTTCCCGCTGATGCGTGACGAGCATCCCTGCGTGCGGGGTCCGCGCGTGGCGACGCTGGACGGCGTGACTTACATCTCCGTGCGTAACTTTCATTTCGAACCGGAAGCCGTCATCGTGGTCAACACCACGCTGTGGCAGGACGCCGGCCGCTGGCAGATGCAGTCTCGGCAGGGGCGCGTTTACCCGCTCGAACTGGAACACCTGCGCGAGGACTGTGCCCGTGCGGGCATGCGGATCGACGGGGCGTGGGGAAGCTACGATCCCGAGCCGTTCGACGCGCGGCAGTCCAACAACCTGCTGATCGCGGCGACGCGCTGCTGAACGGACGCTGGTTTCCTCGCATGGAAAATCAAGCGCGAGTCGGTTTCGTGCCCTCGTCGTTTCGCGTGACGAGAATGTGGCAGGGCTTCGCCGCGACGTCGGGGGCGTCTTCACGGTAATGCACGCCGATGGACTCTTCGCGTTCCAAGGCTCCGGCCGCAATCAGACGCGCAACGGTCAGGCGGTTCTGCGTTTCCCATCCGCTTACCTCGTCGAAGGTCTTGTCCAGCGTGTAGTGGGCCCAGAAGTCGAGGATCTCGGCCGTTTCCACGAGGCGGTCGCGGCGGCGGATGATTCCCACGTTTCGCCACATGACGCTTCGCAGTGAATTGGTGATATCGCCCAAGTCGAGCGGCGTGCGCGTGGAGCGCTGGTTGCGGCTGGAAACGCGCTTGACGGCCGCCCCGTTGGCAACACCGGCAAGGCTTTTCCCCGCTTTTTCACCTGCGCGTCGTCCGAAAACCAGTCCTTCGAGCAGGGAGTTGCTGGCCATGCGGTTGGCGCCGTGAATGCCCGTACTGGCGGATTCACCGCAGCAGTACAGCCCCGGGAGCGAAGTCCGTCCGTCGAGGTCGACAAGCACGCCGCCGATCATGTAGTGGGCGCTGGGTCGAACGGGAATCAGGTCATTCGTTACATCGATCTGAAAGTCGGCACAAAGCCGCGTGATCTGCGGGAAGCGATGGGTGAAGTCCCGGACTTGGCGTACATCAAGGTAGACGCAGTTTGAGCCGGTATCCAGCAGGCGCTGGTGGATCGCGCGGCTCACGACGTCGCGTGGAGCGAGTTCCGCGTCGGGGTGGTACGCCGTCATAAAGCGATGGCCTCCGCGGTCGACCATTTGGGCACCTTCGCCCCGCACCGCCTCGGAAATCAAGGCCCGCGCCGCACCGGCCACATAGAGCGTTGTCGGGTGGAACTGCATCAGCTCCATGTCGCGCAACGTCGCACCGGCTCGGAACGCAGCGGCCAGTCCGTCGCCGGTGGAGGAAGGCGGATTCGTTGTCTCACGCCAGAGTTGCCCGCACCCGCCGGAGGCCAGGATGGTCTGGCCAGCCCAGATGAGCTGGTGGCCGTACTTCTGGTGAAACGTCACCGCTCCGACGCAACGGCCTTCGATGGTCAGCAGATCGATGACATAGCACTGCTCGAAAAGGCGGACGTGCTCAGTGCGGCGGAGGTGTTCGTGCAGCGTGCGGGCGAGCTCCCAACCCGTGCGATCGCCGCTGGCATGAACCACACGGTTGAGCGAATGCCCTCCTTCGCGACCGAGTTCATACGTTCCATCGGCGCGATCCACCGGGAAACCCCAGGACAGCAGTTCCTCGACGCGCCGAGGTCCTTCCTCGACAAGGATCTCCACCGCGCGGCGGTCACTAAGTCCGCAACCGACGCGAAGGGTGTCCTCGAGGTGGCGGGCGGGTGAATCGCCCGCGCCGACGGCTGCGGCGATTCCGCCCTGCGCCCAAGCCGTGGCGGAGTCCTCAAACCGACCTTTCGTCAGGAGGATTACGGAACCGTAGGCCGAGGCCTCGATCGCCGCCCTCGCACCGGCCACACCACTGCCAATGACCAACACGTCGGTGAGGACATTCCCGGTACGCGTGGAGTCGAAATCACTCAGAAAACGGCGTGTGTCAACAAGAGTGGGCATGCGTACAAATGGTAGAGCCGGTTCGTGGAGCGGGCAATTCCCGGACGCGCTTCCCGGCGGGCGCGTCGGTGGAGTCCCCGGTGGGTCTAAGTCACGCGGCTGTGCGTCCGATACCTAACGATAGAGGGCTGTCAGGCCGTGTTCCTGAAGCCAACTCGCACCGGAGCCCGCATGTTCCGCTCTTCGAAAACCCTGCGACCCGCACCGAGGCACTTCGTGCCGGGCCCGTTTCCAATGCTGGCAGCAGCCTTCGTTCTGTCCGGATGGACTGGGGCGACCGCGGCGGACGAAAGCGGGCACGCGTCCCGGCGGATCGTTGACGACGCGGAACACGGGCATCGCATCATCCATGTCTTCGACTTTGACGAGAGCGAGGCCGGCAACCTGGAGGAAATCCCGAAGTTCTGGGAACCGCTTCAGATGCCGGGCTTCCCGCACTACGCGAAGGGCGTTTTCGATAGTGCGGTGGGGCACGATGCCCCGCCTTCCTTCCACCTGGTGTCCGAAGGACGATCGGTGGCGTTTGTCTACCGTGGACCGGATACGCGCGTCCGGGCCAACACCGACTATCGTATTGTCGGATATGTCCGACCCGATCATCTCCGCCATGCGCGTGCCTGCCTGGCTGCGGTCTATCTGAACGAAGACGGCGAGCCGCTTTACGACACATTGGTCCGTACAGCATACCTGCCGGACATGGAGGGAACCCGGGCCGCAAACGACTGGACGCGCGTCGCCCTGACCCTTCCCTCCGCCCCGAGGGATGCATTCTCCGTGGGCCTGGTGGCTTGGGTGTTGCAAGAGGATGTCTGGCGGCCAGTTGAGCCCGATCCGAACCACCTCCCACTTCGCGACATCAACGGCGGTGCGTGGTTCGATGATCTTTCCGTGTACGCCATGCCCCGCGTGGAACTCTCTACGTCTGCGCGAAGCAACGTGCTCCAGCAAGGCAATTCGCAGGAGTTGCAGGTACTCGTTGCGGATGAAGTGCAGAGCGGATTGGAGAACGAACTAACCATCACCAACGCAGATGGGGCCCTTGTCGAGCGCCGCTCGATCGAGACTACCTTCGAAAGCGGGTCCCGCCCGCAGGGACTCCCCATGGATTTTCTCCCTCCCGGGATCTACCACGCCCGGCTCGATGTTCGCTCGCAGGGGCGGTCGATCATCACCCGCGACTTGCGCTTCGCATGTCTGAGCGAGTCACTTTCGAGCCCGGGGGGTGCCCGCGCTTTTGGGATCGCCATCGATCCCGCGCAACGAGCGGATGCTGACACGGAACTGGACCTGCTTCGCGAGCAGGGCGCCCGATCAGTGAAGCTTCCTGTCTGGTCCGGGGTGACGGACCCTTCTGCCAAGACGACTTCCGGAAATGGATCGAATCGCCTTGTACATACACTCGAACGCGAGGGCTTCGCCCTGACCGGCGTCTTGTACGATTCCCGATCCGCAGGCGCTACCCTCTACGAATTGCTCGGATCCCCCACTTCAATCTGGCAGGACCACCTGGCCGCACAAGCGGCACCGATCGCCGGGAGCTTCCGTGACTGGCAACTGGGCAGCGATGGTCCGGCGCCGCGAGCCTCGCGCCAGCAGATCCTGAAATCCCTGACCCACCTGCGCAGGTTCATGCGCGAGTTCTTGACGGTTCCCCGCCTGGTCCTTCCGATCTCCGCAGGAGTGGAACTGCCCACTGAACCTTGGCCCGTGGAGCAACTTTCCATCAATCTGGGGACCACCCTGTCGAGTGACCTTCTCAAGAAACTGGTTACCGAAGCCGGTCGGGAAGAAAAACTGATGCAGGCCTTCGTTCCGCCGATCGCCCCCGTGCGGTTCCAACGCGCACCGCGACTCGCGGATTGGGCTCGTCGCCTGATTCTGGCGCGACATGCGGGCAGTCAGGGCGTGATTGTTCCGCAGACCTGGACGGTGCGCGAGACACCGCACGGATCGATCGCCGAACCGCTGGAAGAATTTGTCATTCTGCACACGGTCGTTTCCGCCGTCGGTGAAGCCGCTCCCGGCCCCGAGCTGACACTCGGCGGGACGGCCAGATGCGTTTCCTTCGTCCGTGGCGA is a window from the Phycisphaerae bacterium genome containing:
- a CDS encoding GNAT family N-acetyltransferase; its protein translation is MTIRRTVPQDRDILFDIWLRSVRATHDFVSEEHIQSFIPKVREHLLSTEHEFWVLCDDEGTIMGFMGISGSNIDTLFLAPEHFRRGGGRALLEHAMSICGSQLTLDVNEQNVGARRFYEACGFVVERRSELDGNGLPYPLLHMRLTGGDRPERAAGF
- a CDS encoding antibiotic biosynthesis monooxygenase — translated: MVTIGMNYKVRPGKEAVFEEAFRKVVHAMRNMEGHTESLMFRQVDDPFHYLIMSQWSKKEAFDAFVGSETFRNVANWGKEEILSARPKHEVYQS
- a CDS encoding class I SAM-dependent methyltransferase; this encodes MTHAAPQDLFRHAEAYDRSINWKARLDREMPLLSDILGPPGLGGVLDAGCGTGRHAVALAGAGYRVTGADASPAMLEEARKHAEANGERVTWRESTYAELSERCGGGFDGIICVGNSLSAAGTRGACVEAVEQFSKCLRVGGRLFVQILNFPLMRDEHPCVRGPRVATLDGVTYISVRNFHFEPEAVIVVNTTLWQDAGRWQMQSRQGRVYPLELEHLREDCARAGMRIDGAWGSYDPEPFDARQSNNLLIAATRC
- the nadB gene encoding L-aspartate oxidase → MPTLVDTRRFLSDFDSTRTGNVLTDVLVIGSGVAGARAAIEASAYGSVILLTKGRFEDSATAWAQGGIAAAVGAGDSPARHLEDTLRVGCGLSDRRAVEILVEEGPRRVEELLSWGFPVDRADGTYELGREGGHSLNRVVHASGDRTGWELARTLHEHLRRTEHVRLFEQCYVIDLLTIEGRCVGAVTFHQKYGHQLIWAGQTILASGGCGQLWRETTNPPSSTGDGLAAAFRAGATLRDMELMQFHPTTLYVAGAARALISEAVRGEGAQMVDRGGHRFMTAYHPDAELAPRDVVSRAIHQRLLDTGSNCVYLDVRQVRDFTHRFPQITRLCADFQIDVTNDLIPVRPSAHYMIGGVLVDLDGRTSLPGLYCCGESASTGIHGANRMASNSLLEGLVFGRRAGEKAGKSLAGVANGAAVKRVSSRNQRSTRTPLDLGDITNSLRSVMWRNVGIIRRRDRLVETAEILDFWAHYTLDKTFDEVSGWETQNRLTVARLIAAGALEREESIGVHYREDAPDVAAKPCHILVTRNDEGTKPTRA